From one Passer domesticus isolate bPasDom1 chromosome 15, bPasDom1.hap1, whole genome shotgun sequence genomic stretch:
- the MOSMO gene encoding modulator of smoothened protein isoform X2 yields the protein MYHQVLEPLTDGDRHRSEKLEIWPRRGSVQGALTVGLVRQCQTIHGRDRTCIPPRLPPEWVTTLFFIIMGIISLTVTCGLLVASHWRREATKYARWIAFTGMILFCMAALIFPIGFYINEVGGQPYKLPNNTVVGSSYVLFVLSIFFTIVGLLFAGKVCLPG from the exons ATGTACCATCAGGTCCTAGAG CCTCTGACTGATGGAGATAGACACAGATCTGAGAAACTGGAGATATGGCCAAGAAGAGGATCTGTGCAGG GTGCTCTCACAGTTGGCCTTGTGCGACAGTGTCAAACCATCCATGGACGTGACAGGACCTGTATTCCTCCACGGCTGCCTCCCGAGTGGGTCACTACGTTATTTTTCATCATAATGGGAATCATTTCACTAACTGTCACATGTGGCTTGCTGGTGGCTTCCCACTGGCGAAGAGAAGCTACTAAATATGCCCGCTGGATAGCTTTCACTGGAA tgatTCTATTCTGTATGGCAGCTCTAATATTTCCAATAGGATTTTACATCAATGAAGTTGGAGGTCAACCCTATAAATTACCCAATAACACAGTGGTTGGGTCTTCGTATGTACTGTTTGTCTTATCCATTTTCTTTACAATAGTGGGACTTCTATTTGCTGGCAAAGTTTGTTTACCTGGCTGA